Proteins encoded in a region of the Pseudothermotoga elfii DSM 9442 = NBRC 107921 genome:
- a CDS encoding Maf family nucleotide pyrophosphatase has product MLKEFRLVLASTSPRRKMLLKKLFRRFEIIAPEIEEKNFETAQETVEKLSILKALNVYEKVSDAIVIGADTIVEVDGNILGKPENNSEARCYLRMLSNRSHIVHTAVAVVSRGEVWTKYRYTTVKFRKIPDEFLDSYISIYSFDKAGGYGIQDLGGVLVEGIDGDLYTVMGLPIGDLWEYFYSKGWWSFETEREDAENWI; this is encoded by the coding sequence ATGTTGAAAGAATTCAGGTTAGTACTGGCTTCGACTTCACCACGAAGGAAAATGCTGCTCAAGAAACTGTTCCGCAGATTCGAAATAATCGCTCCGGAAATTGAAGAAAAGAATTTCGAGACTGCCCAGGAAACAGTTGAAAAACTATCAATTTTGAAGGCTTTGAATGTTTATGAAAAGGTCAGTGATGCAATTGTTATTGGAGCAGATACGATAGTCGAAGTGGATGGAAATATTCTGGGAAAACCAGAAAATAATTCTGAAGCACGATGTTATTTGCGCATGTTGTCGAATCGTTCACATATTGTACATACAGCTGTGGCGGTTGTCAGCCGTGGAGAGGTCTGGACCAAATATCGCTATACCACAGTCAAATTCAGAAAAATACCCGATGAATTCCTTGATAGTTATATTTCAATATATTCATTTGATAAAGCAGGAGGATATGGTATTCAGGACTTGGGTGGAGTTCTTGTGGAAGGTATAGATGGTGATTTATATACTGTAATGGGTTTACCTATAGGAGATTTGTGGGAATATTTTTACTCAAAAGGGTGGTGGAGTTTTGAAACCGAGAGAGAGGATGCTGAAAATTGGATCTGA
- the radC gene encoding RadC family protein, with amino-acid sequence MLKIGSEGLSKEELIAILLRTGTRGKGVLELANELLHSFNSSLKMLANAEIEEIASVDGVGIAKAASIKAALELGKRLYRELSDNRILLDKPESVYEYCHEMRFFEKEVLRVILLDSKLFSVFHKDITQGTNNQTIFHPREIFRIAIRSNATSIIVVHNHPSGDPSPSAEDKKATEMLISAGDILGIEIIDHLIVGRERYYSFRENRLLGDRKGGRRKR; translated from the coding sequence ATGCTGAAAATTGGATCTGAAGGCCTTTCAAAAGAAGAACTCATTGCCATTTTATTGCGTACAGGAACCCGTGGAAAAGGTGTATTAGAGCTTGCTAATGAATTGCTACACAGCTTTAATTCGTCTCTTAAGATGCTTGCAAATGCAGAAATAGAGGAAATAGCTTCAGTAGATGGGGTTGGTATAGCAAAGGCTGCGTCGATAAAAGCTGCTCTTGAACTTGGAAAAAGACTTTATCGTGAATTATCAGATAACCGTATTTTGTTAGACAAGCCGGAATCAGTATACGAATATTGCCATGAGATGAGGTTTTTTGAAAAAGAAGTGCTGAGAGTTATTCTTCTGGACAGTAAGTTGTTCTCGGTATTTCACAAAGACATTACTCAAGGTACGAACAATCAAACGATATTTCATCCAAGAGAAATATTTAGAATCGCTATCAGATCCAATGCAACTTCAATTATAGTTGTTCACAACCATCCTTCCGGAGATCCATCACCCAGTGCCGAAGACAAAAAAGCAACAGAGATGTTAATTTCTGCAGGTGATATACTCGGAATAGAGATTATTGATCATTTGATAGTTGGCAGAGAAAGGTACTATAGTTTTCGAGAAAACAGATTGCTGGGGGATAGAAAAGGTGGAAGAAGAAAAAGATGA
- a CDS encoding HDIG domain-containing metalloprotein encodes MISREEALELVKLHVKSKNLIKHCLAVEVVMKFLAEKFSEDVNLWAISGLLHDLDYDYTKDNPENHGLKTIELLKNYDIPQSVKDAILAHCDKKNRVTNMEKAIYVADPTTGFIVAAALITPEKSLSSVDTDFLLRRFKEKLFAKGANRDQMKRCEDLGLSLEEFLTLSLDAMKSISHDLGL; translated from the coding sequence ATGATTAGTAGAGAAGAAGCGTTAGAACTTGTCAAATTGCACGTGAAAAGCAAAAATTTGATCAAACATTGTTTGGCAGTGGAAGTTGTTATGAAGTTTTTGGCTGAAAAGTTTTCAGAAGATGTGAACTTATGGGCTATATCAGGGTTACTTCACGATCTGGATTATGACTATACGAAAGATAATCCGGAAAATCACGGCTTAAAAACCATTGAACTTCTTAAAAATTATGATATTCCACAATCTGTGAAAGACGCAATACTTGCTCACTGTGATAAGAAAAATCGTGTCACTAATATGGAAAAAGCCATATACGTTGCTGATCCGACAACCGGCTTTATCGTAGCTGCAGCGTTGATAACTCCTGAGAAATCCCTTTCTTCTGTTGACACTGATTTTCTGTTGAGGAGATTTAAAGAAAAGCTTTTTGCAAAAGGTGCTAATAGAGATCAAATGAAAAGATGTGAGGATCTTGGATTATCACTTGAGGAATTTTTAACTCTGTCGTTAGATGCTATGAAATCGATTAGTCATGATCTTGGTCTGTGA
- the deoC gene encoding deoxyribose-phosphate aldolase — translation MILVCEVIAVSSLEYLIEERIVRYKEEYKFEPFLKEVSREMVRKSIEHTLLKPTATVEDIVALCEQAKEYKFCGVCVNPSFAETSLQLLKGSGVKVISVVGFPLGTNTQLSKAQEASELIRIGVDEIDMVIHVGMLKSHEWSYVYEDIRGVVEACKGKPVKVIIETCYLTNEEKIAACVISELAGASFVKTSTGFGPAGATAEDVNLMKWSAPKLSVKASGGIRSYNQAIDLIKAGATRIGTSSGTKIISEEV, via the coding sequence ATGATCTTGGTCTGTGAGGTGATAGCAGTGAGCAGTTTAGAGTATCTTATTGAAGAAAGAATTGTTCGTTATAAAGAAGAATATAAATTTGAACCTTTTCTCAAAGAAGTTTCACGTGAGATGGTCAGAAAGAGCATAGAACATACTTTGTTAAAACCTACCGCGACTGTCGAAGATATCGTTGCTCTATGTGAACAAGCCAAGGAATATAAATTTTGTGGTGTTTGTGTTAATCCATCCTTTGCCGAAACTTCTTTACAATTGCTTAAGGGTAGTGGTGTGAAAGTCATAAGTGTTGTCGGATTTCCTCTTGGGACAAATACTCAGCTTTCCAAAGCACAGGAAGCATCTGAATTAATCAGAATAGGTGTGGATGAAATAGACATGGTAATTCACGTTGGTATGCTCAAATCACACGAATGGTCATATGTATATGAAGATATTCGTGGGGTTGTTGAAGCTTGTAAGGGTAAGCCTGTAAAAGTTATAATTGAAACATGCTATCTTACTAATGAAGAAAAGATAGCCGCTTGTGTCATCAGTGAACTTGCTGGCGCAAGTTTTGTTAAAACCTCGACAGGTTTTGGTCCTGCTGGTGCAACAGCAGAAGATGTAAATCTCATGAAATGGTCTGCACCAAAGCTTTCTGTGAAAGCATCTGGCGGGATTCGTTCTTACAATCAGGCAATTGATTTAATTAAAGCAGGGGCAACCAGAATAGGTACAAGCTCAGGAACAAAGATAATCTCTGAGGAGGTATAG
- a CDS encoding cyclodeaminase/cyclohydrolase family protein — MSIEKISLREFTEKVSDRNPTPGGGAVSAFVGSLAASLVEMVANLTLLREDYSEWHTEMERVIELMEETRVALLESVDLDIKAFDEVMNAYRLPKSTNEEKERRTQAIQEALKAAAHVPYETCRHLKEIAKCALIVAKWGNVNAISDAISAAELAMGSFYSARANVLINLKSIKDEDFKNNMLHELKTFAGEMEGALKSVRQIASERAKILF, encoded by the coding sequence ATGAGTATTGAAAAAATATCCTTAAGGGAGTTCACTGAAAAAGTATCGGATAGAAATCCGACACCTGGTGGAGGTGCAGTTAGTGCGTTCGTTGGTTCTCTGGCAGCTTCACTTGTAGAAATGGTTGCCAATCTGACTCTTTTGAGAGAGGATTATTCAGAATGGCATACTGAAATGGAACGAGTAATAGAACTTATGGAAGAAACGAGAGTTGCGCTGCTGGAAAGTGTTGATCTGGATATTAAGGCTTTTGACGAAGTTATGAATGCATACAGATTACCAAAATCAACAAACGAAGAAAAAGAACGCAGAACTCAAGCAATCCAAGAAGCGCTAAAAGCTGCTGCACATGTACCATACGAGACTTGCAGACATTTGAAAGAAATTGCGAAATGTGCTCTTATTGTTGCAAAGTGGGGAAATGTGAATGCGATATCTGATGCTATAAGTGCTGCTGAACTTGCTATGGGATCCTTTTACTCAGCAAGGGCTAATGTGCTGATAAATCTTAAATCCATAAAAGACGAAGACTTTAAAAATAATATGCTTCACGAATTGAAAACATTTGCCGGAGAAATGGAAGGAGCGTTAAAGAGTGTGCGACAGATTGCTTCAGAAAGAGCAAAGATCCTGTTTTGA
- the tgt gene encoding tRNA guanosine(34) transglycosylase Tgt, whose protein sequence is MCDRLLQKEQRSCFEIVSKFGEARVGKLHTNHGDYETPVFMPVGTNANVKLTDTMRLKEIGAGIILGNSYHLAVRPGLDVIRLHGGLHQFMGWKGGILTDSGGFQVFSLRKLRDIGDDGVLITSPVDGSKMLLTPELSMEIQSTLNSDIVMVLDHCPGPEDSYTESMVSAKRTYNWAMRCLKHGVNEHQLLFAIAQGGVYEDLRKLSAEQLSQLPFDGFAIGGLSLGEPFEKTLYLTQITVSALPSENPRYFMGGGSPALIIQLVEMGVDMFDSVFPTRLARHGAALTWKGRLNIKSARFKRDLQPIEENCDCFVCQNYSKSYLHHLFDRKEVLGGILLTYHNLHFMMKFMNKIRNSIEDGTFKTLKREVLDVYGKGKKADLYVDAAISDNNNGRYN, encoded by the coding sequence GTGTGCGACAGATTGCTTCAGAAAGAGCAAAGATCCTGTTTTGAAATAGTATCAAAATTTGGCGAAGCACGTGTAGGAAAATTGCACACGAATCATGGTGATTATGAAACACCAGTATTTATGCCGGTTGGAACTAATGCCAACGTTAAACTAACTGACACAATGAGACTGAAGGAAATAGGAGCAGGCATAATACTGGGGAATTCTTATCATTTAGCTGTTAGACCGGGACTTGATGTTATACGTTTGCACGGAGGACTTCATCAATTTATGGGGTGGAAAGGAGGTATACTCACCGACAGTGGGGGATTTCAGGTTTTTAGCTTGAGAAAGCTTCGTGATATTGGTGACGACGGCGTCTTAATAACTTCTCCTGTAGATGGTTCTAAAATGCTGCTAACTCCAGAACTATCTATGGAAATCCAGAGCACCTTGAACTCGGACATAGTAATGGTTTTAGATCATTGCCCAGGTCCTGAAGACAGTTATACGGAATCCATGGTATCTGCTAAGAGAACTTACAATTGGGCTATGAGATGCTTAAAACATGGGGTAAATGAACATCAATTGTTGTTTGCGATTGCCCAGGGAGGCGTATATGAAGATCTCAGAAAACTTAGCGCAGAACAGCTTTCTCAGCTTCCTTTCGATGGTTTTGCGATTGGTGGCTTAAGCCTTGGAGAACCATTTGAAAAAACACTTTATTTAACACAAATTACTGTATCAGCCTTGCCTTCCGAGAATCCTCGATATTTCATGGGGGGCGGTTCACCTGCTCTGATAATTCAACTTGTTGAGATGGGGGTTGATATGTTTGATAGTGTTTTTCCCACGAGGCTTGCGAGACATGGTGCAGCGCTTACGTGGAAAGGAAGGTTGAATATTAAATCTGCCAGATTTAAAAGAGACCTCCAGCCAATTGAGGAAAACTGTGATTGCTTTGTCTGCCAGAACTATAGTAAATCTTACTTGCACCATCTTTTTGACAGAAAAGAGGTACTCGGTGGTATACTTCTCACATACCATAATCTGCATTTTATGATGAAATTCATGAACAAGATTCGTAATTCAATTGAAGACGGGACCTTTAAAACTTTGAAAAGGGAGGTGCTGGATGTCTATGGAAAGGGTAAAAAAGCTGATTTGTATGTTGATGCTGCTATTTCTGACAACAATAATGGGAGATATAATTGA
- the pyrR gene encoding bifunctional pyr operon transcriptional regulator/uracil phosphoribosyltransferase PyrR, giving the protein MVRKVKVLSEDDIERSLKRIAHEVLEKNRGAQDLILMGIMTRGVFLAKRLAALIESIEKVTVPVGELDVGPYRDDGKKTDYCKTKVRFPIDGKIVVLVDDVLFTGRTVRAALGALSDIGRPRMVQLAVLIDRGHRELPIRPDFVGKNLPTSKNRERVNVNLSEIDGEDGVYIIHLEESV; this is encoded by the coding sequence ATGGTGAGAAAAGTTAAAGTTCTTTCCGAAGATGATATTGAAAGATCTTTAAAACGAATAGCTCACGAAGTACTGGAGAAAAATCGCGGCGCTCAAGACCTGATACTCATGGGTATCATGACGAGGGGAGTTTTTCTTGCAAAAAGACTTGCAGCACTCATAGAATCAATTGAAAAAGTGACGGTACCTGTTGGAGAGCTTGATGTGGGACCTTACAGGGATGACGGAAAAAAAACAGATTATTGCAAAACAAAAGTTAGATTTCCAATCGATGGTAAAATCGTTGTGCTCGTGGATGATGTATTGTTTACCGGCAGAACCGTGCGAGCAGCTCTGGGCGCACTATCAGATATTGGAAGGCCCAGGATGGTTCAGCTTGCGGTACTAATTGATAGAGGGCACAGAGAGTTACCAATAAGGCCAGATTTTGTTGGAAAAAATCTTCCAACTTCGAAAAACAGAGAGAGAGTTAATGTGAATTTATCAGAAATTGATGGAGAAGACGGAGTTTATATAATTCATTTGGAGGAATCGGTTTAA
- the priA gene encoding replication restart helicase PriA → MIYEIAISKIPLRKSFLYQYSGELESGERVLVSFNSRDCVGYVLCQSELSDNIDLREIKEIKERIDGLSFVNPRDVELIKWVARRFYSPIGQLFDMMIPAFVDDYAKTMVESTSELIPLESMSLSEFISKYGEKTLKMYLKKGYIKLRRIFAAKQPRPRVGNLYLFLNKNLEEAILTAKNPDEYDVLNYLFANEGATVNQVVESTGVTVKKIRKMMDKGLLRASDMPSIQSALIEKNRENQLIIDDNEPEKKVISGGTVEERFNLILPLIKNAIESGCSVLYLVPLSSQIPYIAGMVQKSLDVRTYVYHGNLSKSQKALVWISAYKGETGVYIGTRNTVFLPIKKLGAIVVENDEDESYYQFEEPVFDCVEVAQKRAFLYDVPLILSSASGRLDDFSDLENSCILKLQTSSRNVILVDMKKQNSFLSDQLVENMRKVLNDGKNILLLTRRKGYSPFVRCLVCGYTVLCPNCDVAMSFHKSENLYKCHQCGYVEQVSDICPKCGAHALYPKGFGTERIERLIKYNFPSARVARIDRDTTNFRELLNRLFEFQKGELDILVGTRIILHGFTYPKLGLLGFVDIDSLLFQPDYNSKIRVYQQLRQGLQMAPNALMVIQTAEPDSDLIKYLFSSEYCFYQEELERRKSGNYPPYSFLVQVVLESDNPSIGWDLISSCVDSLRDEEVLGPVEHAVFKLKGKYRFHFLIKTRELDDTLSKLDGKLNEIGWKGWRVFINPPHLW, encoded by the coding sequence ATGATTTACGAGATAGCAATATCTAAGATCCCGCTGAGAAAAAGTTTTCTGTATCAATATAGTGGTGAGTTGGAATCTGGCGAGAGAGTGCTGGTAAGTTTTAATAGTAGAGATTGTGTTGGTTATGTCTTATGTCAATCAGAGTTATCGGATAACATTGATTTGAGAGAAATAAAAGAAATAAAAGAAAGAATAGATGGGCTGAGTTTTGTCAATCCGAGGGATGTGGAATTGATAAAATGGGTAGCTCGTCGCTTTTATTCCCCGATTGGTCAGCTTTTTGATATGATGATACCGGCTTTTGTAGATGATTATGCAAAAACAATGGTTGAATCAACTTCTGAATTAATCCCATTAGAATCAATGAGTTTATCTGAATTTATTTCAAAATATGGTGAGAAAACCCTGAAGATGTATTTGAAGAAAGGTTATATAAAACTTCGTAGAATTTTTGCAGCAAAACAACCAAGGCCAAGGGTGGGGAATCTTTATCTTTTTTTGAACAAAAATCTTGAAGAGGCCATTTTAACGGCAAAAAATCCAGATGAGTACGATGTTTTAAATTACTTGTTTGCGAATGAAGGTGCAACTGTCAATCAGGTAGTTGAATCTACAGGTGTAACTGTCAAAAAGATTCGGAAGATGATGGATAAGGGTTTACTCAGAGCATCAGATATGCCATCTATTCAAAGTGCTTTGATAGAAAAAAATAGAGAAAATCAATTGATAATAGATGATAATGAGCCTGAGAAAAAGGTAATTTCCGGTGGAACTGTTGAGGAAAGATTCAATTTGATTCTTCCGCTGATAAAAAATGCTATTGAATCCGGCTGTTCGGTTTTATATTTAGTTCCTCTTTCTTCACAGATACCTTATATCGCCGGTATGGTTCAGAAATCTCTTGATGTCAGAACGTATGTTTATCATGGTAATCTTTCAAAATCGCAAAAAGCTTTGGTTTGGATATCAGCCTACAAAGGAGAGACGGGGGTATATATCGGGACCAGAAACACTGTTTTTCTTCCTATCAAAAAACTTGGGGCTATTGTTGTCGAAAATGATGAGGACGAGAGCTACTATCAGTTTGAGGAGCCTGTGTTTGATTGTGTTGAGGTTGCACAGAAGAGGGCATTTTTATACGATGTACCTCTGATACTCTCTTCAGCTTCTGGTAGACTTGATGATTTTAGCGATTTAGAAAACTCCTGCATTCTAAAATTACAGACATCTTCCAGAAATGTAATCCTTGTTGATATGAAGAAACAGAACAGCTTTTTGTCAGATCAGCTTGTTGAAAACATGAGAAAAGTTTTGAATGACGGCAAAAATATACTACTTCTGACCAGAAGGAAAGGTTATTCTCCATTTGTCAGATGCCTTGTTTGTGGATATACTGTTCTCTGTCCAAACTGTGACGTAGCCATGTCGTTTCATAAATCGGAAAATCTTTACAAATGTCACCAGTGTGGTTATGTGGAGCAAGTATCAGATATTTGCCCGAAATGTGGGGCTCACGCATTGTACCCAAAAGGTTTTGGAACTGAGAGAATTGAAAGATTGATCAAATACAATTTTCCATCAGCCAGAGTTGCAAGGATTGATAGGGACACAACAAATTTTCGAGAATTACTCAATCGCTTATTTGAATTTCAAAAAGGAGAACTTGACATCCTTGTGGGGACAAGAATCATTTTGCATGGATTTACCTACCCAAAGCTTGGTTTGCTCGGATTTGTCGATATAGATAGCTTGCTTTTTCAACCGGATTATAACTCCAAAATTCGGGTATATCAGCAACTTCGCCAGGGGTTACAGATGGCACCGAATGCATTGATGGTTATTCAGACAGCAGAACCTGACAGTGATTTGATAAAATACTTGTTTTCATCTGAGTATTGTTTTTATCAAGAAGAACTTGAGAGAAGAAAATCTGGGAATTACCCGCCATATTCGTTTTTAGTACAGGTAGTCCTGGAAAGCGATAATCCTTCAATAGGATGGGATCTCATAAGTTCCTGTGTGGATTCGCTTAGGGATGAAGAAGTCCTTGGGCCTGTAGAACATGCAGTTTTCAAATTAAAAGGTAAGTACAGGTTTCACTTTCTTATCAAAACTCGTGAACTTGATGATACACTAAGTAAACTGGACGGCAAACTGAATGAAATAGGATGGAAGGGTTGGAGGGTGTTCATAAATCCTCCACATTTGTGGTAA
- the glmU gene encoding bifunctional UDP-N-acetylglucosamine diphosphorylase/glucosamine-1-phosphate N-acetyltransferase GlmU yields the protein MRCIVLAAGMGVRMNSKYAKVTHTVCGKPMIRWILDTVLNLLDKVCVVVGHDADSVKKLLPENVEVVHQSQQLGTGHAVMSARNFIDPADNLLILYGDMPLITEGTIQKIINSHNLSNCDATVVSVEMNDPTGYGRIVRDKSGKFVKIVEESEASNREKAIVEVNTGVYIFNGRKLLEVLPMINCKNKKGEYYLTDVFAFLERVNIYKSERSCEFIGINNRIQLAQAEKFRRQWILEELMIKGVTIVDPETTYIDADVKIGRDSIIYPMSFIHGDTKIGEDCIIGPMTRIIDSYIGDRVTIVRSECKGARIMSDVSVGPFSRLREGTVLCNGVKIGNFVEIKNSEIDQNTKAQHLTYLGDAVVGKSVNIGAGTITCNFDGKRKNQTVIEDEVFIGSNTALVAPVKVEKGAFVAAGSTINRNVPAWSLAIARARQEIKLNWVIDKRKKEED from the coding sequence ATGAGATGTATTGTTCTTGCAGCGGGAATGGGTGTAAGGATGAATTCGAAATACGCAAAGGTCACTCATACCGTTTGTGGCAAGCCTATGATTCGTTGGATTCTCGATACAGTACTGAATCTGCTCGATAAGGTATGTGTGGTTGTTGGCCACGATGCTGATTCAGTTAAAAAGCTTTTACCTGAAAATGTGGAAGTGGTTCATCAAAGTCAGCAGCTCGGTACGGGGCATGCCGTGATGAGTGCAAGAAATTTTATAGATCCAGCCGATAACTTGCTTATTCTTTATGGAGATATGCCTTTGATCACTGAGGGTACTATCCAGAAAATAATCAATTCACATAATTTGTCAAACTGTGATGCAACAGTTGTTTCTGTTGAGATGAATGATCCGACGGGATATGGCAGGATTGTTAGAGACAAATCTGGAAAGTTTGTAAAGATAGTTGAAGAATCTGAGGCATCAAATAGGGAAAAAGCCATTGTGGAAGTAAATACAGGAGTATATATCTTCAATGGGAGAAAACTTTTAGAAGTTTTACCAATGATTAACTGTAAAAACAAGAAAGGTGAGTACTATCTTACAGATGTGTTTGCATTCTTGGAGAGGGTCAATATTTATAAATCAGAACGCAGTTGTGAGTTTATCGGGATAAACAATCGAATTCAACTTGCACAGGCAGAAAAATTTCGCAGACAATGGATACTTGAAGAATTAATGATTAAAGGTGTTACCATTGTGGACCCGGAGACAACCTATATTGATGCTGATGTTAAGATTGGTAGAGATAGCATAATATATCCAATGAGTTTCATACATGGAGATACTAAAATAGGAGAAGATTGTATTATAGGCCCCATGACGAGGATAATTGACTCTTATATTGGAGACAGGGTTACTATTGTCAGATCTGAGTGCAAGGGGGCTCGAATTATGAGCGATGTTTCTGTTGGTCCCTTTAGCAGATTAAGAGAAGGAACGGTTTTGTGTAATGGTGTGAAGATTGGCAATTTTGTGGAAATTAAGAATTCGGAGATAGACCAAAATACGAAAGCACAACATTTGACATATTTGGGAGACGCTGTTGTTGGAAAAAGTGTTAATATAGGTGCCGGGACAATAACATGTAATTTCGACGGCAAGAGAAAAAATCAAACAGTTATCGAAGATGAAGTTTTTATTGGAAGCAATACAGCGCTGGTGGCACCGGTAAAAGTGGAAAAAGGAGCGTTTGTTGCTGCTGGATCAACGATAAACAGAAATGTGCCCGCCTGGAGTTTGGCTATAGCAAGAGCCAGACAGGAAATTAAGCTTAACTGGGTTATCGATAAAAGGAAAAAGGAGGAAGATTGA
- a CDS encoding ribose-phosphate pyrophosphokinase: MPFQRNDLKLFAGNSNPELAKRVADYLGLRLGDCQVSRFSDGEINVKINETVRGHDVFVLQSFSPPVNENVMELLIMIDAFRRASANSVAVVLPYYGYARQDRKAKGRDPITAKLVANLITVAGANRVLTVDLHAEQIQGFFDIPLDNLYSFPVFIDEIMRMHGDEKEKLVVVAPDVGAVKRASKFAEKLGVPLAILDKRRPTDNVAEVVHVIGEVKGKVTVVFDDIIDTAGTLVQGAEILKKSGAERILACATHGILSGNAVDRIEKSDIDKVYITDTVYHKGLSSKFHVVSVSALLGEAIIRIRKNLSVSILFR, encoded by the coding sequence ATGCCGTTTCAGAGAAATGATTTGAAGTTATTCGCTGGAAATTCTAATCCGGAGTTAGCAAAACGAGTAGCTGATTATTTGGGACTTCGACTTGGTGACTGTCAGGTTTCAAGATTTTCCGACGGAGAGATAAATGTTAAAATAAATGAAACGGTGAGAGGACATGATGTATTTGTCTTACAATCTTTTTCGCCCCCGGTGAATGAAAATGTAATGGAGCTCCTTATAATGATTGATGCTTTCAGAAGGGCTTCTGCGAATAGTGTTGCTGTTGTACTGCCATATTATGGATATGCTCGTCAGGATAGGAAGGCAAAAGGAAGAGACCCTATTACAGCAAAGTTGGTTGCGAATTTAATTACCGTTGCGGGAGCAAACAGGGTGCTTACTGTTGATCTTCATGCCGAGCAGATACAGGGTTTTTTCGATATACCGCTGGATAATCTCTACAGTTTTCCTGTATTTATAGACGAAATAATGAGAATGCATGGAGATGAAAAAGAAAAACTGGTAGTCGTAGCTCCGGACGTAGGGGCAGTAAAAAGAGCCAGCAAATTTGCCGAAAAACTTGGTGTTCCACTCGCTATACTTGACAAGAGGCGCCCAACAGATAACGTGGCAGAGGTTGTTCACGTGATAGGAGAAGTTAAGGGAAAAGTAACAGTTGTGTTTGACGATATAATCGATACAGCTGGTACCCTGGTTCAGGGTGCGGAGATCTTGAAAAAATCAGGTGCAGAACGCATACTTGCTTGTGCAACGCATGGTATTCTTTCTGGAAATGCCGTTGATAGAATAGAGAAAAGTGATATTGATAAGGTTTATATAACTGATACAGTTTATCACAAAGGACTGTCGAGTAAATTCCATGTTGTCAGTGTATCAGCTCTTTTAGGAGAGGCGATAATCAGGATAAGAAAGAATCTTTCTGTGAGTATATTGTTTAGATGA
- a CDS encoding 50S ribosomal protein L25 — MRLKAMLRNERGKRSVRKMRAKGLIPAVVYGPETEPLSINLNKSEVEKLLAKASEALPVGLEIKYDDRSEEMEVFIKKVQVDKVTDEIVHIDFYKPAKGHTMKINVPIRVFGKAIGVEKGGILEIVHNELPVETLPSALIDHIEIDVTHLELGQSVHVKDLRLPSGMKALLHPEEALVTIVVPRGLLVEEAHEAVEVQETAEPEVIKKGKKEEEED, encoded by the coding sequence ATGCGGCTTAAAGCAATGTTGAGAAACGAGCGAGGAAAAAGATCTGTTAGAAAAATGAGAGCAAAAGGTTTGATCCCAGCTGTTGTGTATGGGCCGGAAACCGAGCCTCTGAGTATTAATCTAAATAAGTCAGAGGTAGAAAAGTTGCTGGCTAAGGCCTCCGAGGCTCTTCCAGTAGGATTAGAAATAAAATATGACGATCGTTCCGAGGAAATGGAGGTCTTCATAAAAAAAGTACAGGTGGATAAAGTAACGGATGAAATTGTTCATATCGATTTTTACAAACCTGCCAAAGGTCATACTATGAAGATAAACGTTCCGATTCGTGTTTTTGGGAAAGCCATAGGCGTCGAAAAAGGAGGAATTCTGGAGATAGTTCATAACGAGCTTCCTGTAGAAACATTACCATCTGCTTTGATAGACCACATAGAAATAGATGTTACACATTTGGAACTTGGACAATCTGTACATGTGAAAGATTTGCGATTGCCTTCAGGCATGAAGGCGTTGTTGCATCCAGAAGAGGCTTTGGTAACAATAGTTGTACCCCGTGGTTTGCTTGTTGAAGAGGCACATGAAGCTGTTGAAGTACAGGAAACAGCTGAACCAGAGGTTATAAAGAAAGGCAAGAAAGAGGAAGAAGAGGATTGA